The DNA sequence ACATGAAGGTGTTCTGTTGCAGGAAAGCCATGGAATTCAGCACTTCTTACTCTTTGGACTTTAAAATAAGCAATCTTCTGCATAAATTTAAGCTAAAGGTTGCCATGCCTCTGCAGAAAGTGGTACTTGTTCTTTTGCGTACATGATCCTGTTCAACTCAGAAACTCAAGATGTGGCAAAATATCAACAGAATATTCCCAATATCATAAACGACTGTAGGATTCATGAACAGTCTCTCTAATCTCTCTTGTGATCGTCTCCTTACACAATCGCTGTGACTGGAACCATAAATATGCTCATTTAATTTATCCAGACCTCAATAGTGACATTTCAGAGTGGTTTGCCCCAAACTAACTTCCACTCTTGTTTTCCTGTTAAAGAACCGATGTGCGAACTGCTAATCTCTCATTAAAGCCCAGTTTGTCAATCACCTTACGAGTGGTGTGTTAGTAACGGGAATAGGATATTCTTTTAGCAGCTGGCTATGAATTTTGTATGCTGATGCTATTCTTTCTTGTAGGGACATTAGCTAGATATACTGGCCTTCAGTCATTGTGGCCACTTGGATCACAGACTCAGTTTGTGTGAATCTATCCAGGGTTCGCTTTACAGCTCCCCTAACTCCCAATTTAGAGAGACTTTTTTAGCACCTAAGATAACAATTCTGCCCAAACTATTTCACAAAGCCCTTCTTTTTCAgtattttctatggttttaaaggaacagtttagtgtaaaaataaaaactgggtaaatagataggctgtgcaaaataaaaaatgtgtctgatatagtttgttagccaaaaatgtaatgtttaaagactggagtgactggatgtctaatataacagaactctacttcctgcttttcagctctttaaagggcatgtaaaggcaaaaagttaaaataccatttttactttctttaatgaaaaataaatctatttccaatatatattaaataaaaaatgtgtaccgtttttataagaaacctgactgtatgcagtgaaattctctcttcatttactgctgtggataagaattgtcagacagtccctaaatgctctgcagggaaacaatcatacttatgaacagcagggggagcccccgccttacttcccagccatgcagaactcaagcagctttgtttgtttccctgtagagcattaaacaatacaaaaactataaaatccacattagatcacgacaacacaggacccagtacagtctgtatattcttgctgtatcggcttctggcagatattatttgacttgagctgttttgataatttatgacaatccctaagcagcccagaccacactgagcatgtgcacagtcttggtcttgcaaagatgtttaacaaagttacaagatcacagccccctgtggccaaatttgaaagcaaaaataatttgtttgattaggcttgtggcgcagtaagttcatgtttttgtttagtatacaaaatacagcatttctagccttattctatttagactttccttgtccctGAACTCTGAGTtaagtcagcgactttaaggggggccacatgggatataactgttcagtgagtttgcaattgatcctcagcattcagctcagatttaaaagcaacagttatgacccaaactcccccccccccaagtcactgattggttattgcctggtaaccaatcagtggaaaccaagagatctgcaaagcaggaagtagtgttctggctattatgttacacatttcctcactccagcctttttggattacgttttcagctaactatattgaaaatattttttattttgcaaagcctatgtatttacccaggttttatttttatactgaacaattcctttaaagaaataatcGACAAGAACACTTTGAGGGGCATATTAATTCAGTAAATAGTTGTTGAAAGGTTCCAGGATCACAGACACTAGAAACAAGGACCTGATCATATTCGAGTGCACATGCTCCTCCTCCACGATCAACACCAGGAGCCTGCAAACAGAATTGGCAAGCTAGTCTGCTTTGTTGGCCGATGTACAGGTTAACCCATCATGTGGCATTACATATGCACCCCTTTGCTGGGAGGAGCGTTCATTCACCTTTAAAGAGACATTTACCAGTATATGCTTTGACTATCATTTAATAGCCcagtcagttctcctttaaaggccgaaaactttactttttatcaccagtggaaaaaatgtatttattatttttccccatagactttcactAAGATACACTTCACGCAGCACAAGACCCTTTTCCATGACTTTTCAGCTCGGCCAACTAATAAAATAGTTTCGACTGTTCATAAACTGGAGGATATTTTAtggaggaataaaaaaaaaacagtggggaAAGTGGAGAAATGAGCCAGACCATAATAATTGTTTTCAAGTTCAGAATAAAAAGTTGTGACAAATGTTCATAAGTTCAAGAAGTGGTTTCAACCAGGGCTTTCATAAATGGCCTTTTGTTATTCAGTAATGTAGCAGCTCTTGGGTCCTAGCTTAAAGTTaaactataagttaacttttagcatgttataaaatggccaattctaagcaacttttcagttggtggTCTTTATATATTctcaagaatatccctctctacatcatactaaaagttaatttaaaggtgaaaatcccctttaaaggaaattaaTTTGCTGACTGTTACTTGTTTCAAAGCAGCAGatataaaaagtacatttattttatgtcACCAAAACTAATCTGTCACACAAATTTGCACTGCAAACCTATTTCCACGAGATCAAAAACTCCCCTGTTTAttagggaaaaaaacctttttaaaaaggcACCATTAGCATTGCTATTTATAACTATATGGATATGGTATGAGGGGGAAACAAGCAATGAAACAAACAACAAGAAAACAAGGACTTACTGCTTCTCTTTCTCCACCTTGTATTCTTCCATGTCTGGCTTAATTTGCTTTGTCAGCCTCTGATATTGGCGTAGCTGTGCTGCTGCATAATCTATCAACAGAATTTAGTACTATGTCATAACAGGAAGAAATCTCCAAAAGCAAAAGGTTAAATTGGTCCTGCAAGTGTCAAATGTCTAATTAATTAACAGACTCATGATATGACAGACTCAAGTTGGGTTCTCTTCAGCTAAACCCAGAAGTAGTCCATAAAATGTTGAATGAGGACGTACTACACTGAAAGCTCCTGTGCCCGTTATGGAAACTTTACCTTGGTGCAGTAATTCTTTTGCTCCCTCGTACCTATTTATCCCCTTTCTATTGGGTAGCCTAAATAACCATTGCCATTGGACCGAGTTACTTGTAGATACAAAACCTTCACAGATGTGCCTTGCATCTAAATTATTAATTACTTACTAACTATAACTCCTCCAACCTGAATTCTGTGCATTCATTCTGTTAAATTATGCTTAGAAAGAAAGTTGACTTGAAAATAACTATTGTTTCTACCTTAAAAAGCTCTATGCCTCCCATTCTATACTGAAAATAAAGGTCACATACAAAAACCTCATCTTACCCTCACTGACTTAATTAGCCACTCCCTTTCTTGTTGCCAATGTTTGCCCATGCGCACAACCTTTTCATATTCATAATCAACATTTTAGCTCCCGCTGACTATCACTACccataattaaatacattttgacttGTTGGCCATGCCTCTACCAATCACACATAAAGCTTGCATGTATAGACAAGTATACCTGAAAATCCCAAGTCaggattttttcttttctttttcctctccCACCTTTCAGCATCTTCTGCACTTATTTCCAAGAGCTTTGCCCGCTCATAGTCAACACCATTCGCTGCACATTCCTGTAGAACACAAAGAACCTGGTTCACCAGACAGCTGCAACTTACAGCAAACTTAGCGATTACTGCatgttttggctttttttcaggcAGAGATAAAGAGGAAATGATGCAGGGAAATCACTATGGATGGTTATTATAGTTAATGCAGGGCACAATGTATGACCCATTATTCCGAACGTGCCCGTTTATAATTATGATCATGTGCTACCATGCACAAGGATATTGAAATGTGTGCCAtaagctgaaaaaaaatatatcaggtttttttttatcttaaatacactagaatttttaaagcatttcttGTCCGTAGTGTTTAcccttttcttctcttcttctttgaGCTGCCATTCTAATCGGCTTTTCCGTGCCTCCCAGTTACTTGGCAGTTTCTGACGTTTGTCTTCTTCTACCACTTCTTGATGATTTAACTTTCGAGCCTCATTCTGTAAAGTATCAAGGCAGATcaaagaatttgaaaataattatccACCTACATGAAACTTTACTGCATATCTCTTCCAAACAGGAGTGCAAAACTGGATGCTTCAAATGGCATGACAAGCCAGAAAAGCTGGATAGAACTAAATACTGTTATACAGGCAACGTAACTGCTGCCTCTGGCCATTCATTCAAACTCTGTTCCCTCCTGCTAGTCTGTTCCAGCTTCTCTTCTTTTGCCTGCCCACAGATACCAGATCCAACAACAGGTGGTGAAAAGCAGCAGTTGAGGTGTTTGGGAAGGACTTTAACATAAGgcagtgagggggggggggcatctgAATGcactatttatatagtgaataaagtatcccctcttgtaaaatataaggatattattagtaaCAAAGGAGTTCCATGGTCTTATAAAACCAAGAGGCCCAAGGCTGAgtgttttaatacaggtcatggaactcacaggtgacttctaatatcctcatattttgcagcgggggtactttatttattataatacacaagtttcagtgagtcatgtgacagaaatgatatcactaagctctgattataaccaataacatcactaagcaccatttataaggatataatttacagggtattcatggctcttgtgtattagaaGTATGGGCAAATGACCCTACCGTAAAGGACAACCCTATAAACAAACAAGGATTCAGTTTccatttatttcccctttacatATGCAGTCAGCTACAACATAAATATACACTAACATTAATGTTTCCAAAGCAACATTGATGCAAAGACGCATGAGCAATATAGTATGTTTAAAGTAATTCATAATCTAATTAATGCCTATTTATGGTAAATTAAACAGAGTAACATTTTCATCTAGTTCAAGGTAAAATTGATTCCTGATCCTTTACGACCCTTTGAGACCTGGAACACAAACTTTTTTACACTGCAGCAAGTCAATTATCTGCTTGTGAGCTTGTCACTGTGCCATCTGTCAATTAGAGAACAGAAATATAACAAAGAGAGAGACCTAAAATTGGACGGTatttattaaggtggccatacacagagatccgctcgtttaatGATTTCGCtaaacgagctgatctctcctTGGGGtggccgatatcgggctgatctgatcgtgagccctacggcccaacgatcggatcataatgtatgtCATATGGGTGATTgcatcgcgggactgcatcaaccaACAGTCGGAgtgccccacacacgggccaataagctgcagactcagtccggcagcagttttatctgcccatatatggccagctttaaagaggtggtttacctttacgttatcttttagtatgttatagaatgactctttccaacttttaaatgggggtccctAACCCCATCTagaagacaaatgctctgtaaggctacatatttgttattgcaactttttattactcatctttctattcagatcctctcctatccatatgtcttttattcaaatcaatagatggccatttggaccctagcaatcagattgctaaaattgcaaactggagagctgctgaataaaaagctaaataactcaaaaaccacaaataataaaaaaaagaaaaccaattgcaatggaatatcactctctacatcataccaaaagttacctCAACGGTGAACAGATGAAAGGTTAAAATCTCTGTAAAATTGCAGATATCCAATTCAAGATATTCGGGTTCTAATTACATACCTAGTTCAAACAACTTCCACAGCTGGGAATACTCAATAGATCAAATAGTAAAGGAACCATACAATGTTATTGGTTCCAATGGAAAGAACAGTTAAAAGATTAAATTTCTTACTGTCTTCAAGTGCAGTTCTCGAAATTTCCTCAATCTTGCTTCTCTCTTTTGGGCAGCCAGATCCTCAGCACTAGCTGGAGCAGACTCTTCTCTAGGGGAAACCTTAACATTTGGACAGATTTGAATTGAATGTAAATGTGATAAGGAAACTGTTTTTTTAGCATGAACCCAACAGAACAGAACTATACTTCTCGGTGTACAACAATGACCAGGAATCCCTACACACGATGAGAAGCTAAAGCAGATTTAAAGGGCCACTCGCACCACAGAAAGGCGAGGGCTGGATACACATTTAAATCCAATTGCtgattaatttacatttaattataaaTAGCAGTTATAGCTGGGAATATGGGAGGTAAGCATAAGGATGATGGAAGATGCGTTGTGCTTATGAATGGAGTATCCTAAGCCCAATAAGTCGGGCTCTCAGTAATGTGACAATTTAGGCTTACCCCTTTGGCCAtcattaataaaacagaaatcaACGCGGGCTGCGGCCAATGGAGTACTTGACAATTCTATAAGATCACGTGATTTCTTACAGAGACAGGTAACCTGCGACCCCACCCCCCTGACCCTGCTAAGCTACAGCGCCCAACACTGCCGAAGACAGAAAACCATATAGACTCACATTCAGGAGCATACCCAAGGATCTTTAGAAATATATGATTTGCAGGGACAACTATAAGTGCCGTAGTGAAGCCCGATAAATACCAGCGCCCCTCGCCTATTCTGAACAACACCAACCTCTGTCTTCTCTATATCCTTTCCAGCTGCTTTTACTGCATTCGCCATGATCGACAACACCAACTTCCGCCCTCACGCACATAAAATTGTATATTTCTGCCCTTACTTATGTGACGTATTTCCGCCAAGTTGTAAACATCCTGAGGAAAGCAGCTTAACGATTGGCTTTGGCAAAGATCAGCTCCGATAGGATGACTGAGTAAGATGAGGCGTGGCGTTTCGCTGTCCCCTGGCAACGGGTGATGCTAAGATGGCGGCCACAGTAAGTGTGTTTTGGCTTCTCTATTAGGACTCTGCGCTTAGTTCTCTTCTAAATCAGTGTGTCTACATACAAGACATAATCAGTATTAACAGGCAGGCTAGGGGAGATGGTACTCGGTGCAATTGCTGGCAGATTTTGTGAACAATATGTATAAAAGTGATCGTACCTTTTCTATCTGCCCATGTTTATTGACGAGTATTCAGAGCAGCAAATAAAGCAATGTATACTTGGCTCACTACTTCATGTTAGAGATTGAGAGTAAAATAAAGCAGGAGCTCGCCAAATGCAGCATTTTAGCATTCTTCTGAAAACTGTAGTCATGTGATATGTAGaggcagattaattaaggttcgagttgtgtgttccacaaaaaattcgagttttcgaggttGTTTTAGAGTCAAACatcaattttttgagttttataccttgaatgataGTTCTTTCGAGGTATAAAAATGGTAACAAActtctaaaatttgacctttgataaataaccccattagagtTTGTTTTAGGTTGACCGGGatcaaggatttggccaaatctaaatgctgcaaaaaaagGTTTGGGTTCAACCCAATCCCAAAGctaattcaggatttggttcatccctggAAGCAGATAATTTAGTTTAGCTCACTTTTCCAACCAATGAACACAATGCCAATGAATTCTgtattattcccccccccccaagttctGCCACCTTTGTGGCATAGTCTATTCAGTGTATGATTATCCAATAGCCCTCCAAGTACTACATGCCAGGGACTAAATGATAAAAGTGCATGCGTTTGCATGTTTTATGCCTAATAAAGGTGTTAATGATTGTGCTTATGAAATGTAGGACTTGTTTTCCTTTCAAATAGTATGTTTTGTTGGGGAGATATTGACCAAGGACTACTGGAGTTTTCACAGGCAGCAGGCTCTGAAAATGATTTTGATGTTATTCAATGAGATATTGCAGGTAAAATTGTTGTACCGTGTCAgcaagtaaaaatgttacagggcaacccttttcaaataaagaaataacaatgTGGTATAAAGATATTTAAGCAATAAAGTGCCTACGGTGAAGGTGTTTTATTCTTACCACTTGAAAATGATTAGTGTAACAAAAACgaaacaagaaaaaagaaaagtgaagGGGGTATTTGACAAGTAAAAATTTAGAGTAAACAACTtgtaaataattaaacaatagaaaCTTCCACTTTTTTCCAAAACAGCAGAAAAATGAGAACGATAAAATGAGATTTGTATTACAACAGAAGAACATTACATGATTTtgaacagtatttatttaatagTATTCTTCATCTTCCTGTAGTGTTTATATTCCTCAACACAGACATTACCACCATTGTCTGGCTTTAGTAAAGTAACATCATCTTTGGCTTTGACAAatgtataatacaggtattggaaacctgttattcagaagctccaaattacgggaaggccatctcctacaggcccattttaatcaaataattctgttttttaatagttatttcccattttctctgtaataatacaacagtaccttgtatttgtcccaactaagctgcatgaatccacattggaggcaaaacaatcctattcagtttattttatgatttttatcagacttaaagtgatactgacactaaaaatctaatttcaaaatatgaatctacatgaaaaattacctataggtcatgttgatcgtttttcgctgatagttctgcttttgtaagtaattgttacttgaagttcttaaacctgactgtcccttcttaacctgtcagttagagtttctaatgctaacaggctactgctgcacaaatatggcagccccctcatagggaaaaaaggggataagagaggtaatgtaaaagcatcaggcagatacttttatggcaaaattataaataccattcaaagataatgttatgatagatattaaaaaagtttattttctggtgtcagtatctctaaggtatggtgatctaaattatggaaatatccattatacaAAAACCCCAAATTCCAAGCATTCCAGTATAAGGAGCCTACATTTAATAGTAAATGATGCTTCATTTTGCTTTTAACATCTTTGGGTATTGTATCAAGCTCTTTTATAATAGGTAGAATGTACTGATGCAgttttaggaaaacattcaaatgtTTATGAGTGGTTTTCAGATAAACAATCTGTTGTTTCAGATAATTGAGGAACAACTGCACAAGTGTGGCTACAAGAGAGACTTGGATGTGTCTGAGCTATATCTTGGTAGAACgtaagtacttttttattacatttagggatACATTTTATGTGGGGCAaatttttactgtggtgagctctaatttcataatttgataaatctgcccttaaaggaaaaggaaagctaacaaagcagtttattgccaatagattagccacaatagtgcaagctataacactgtatttattctgtagaatccttttccatatctgagtaaagagctctagcagctctctctatctctttaataaccccccccccccttagattCTGCTAGCCTGGTTGTAGTACAACATCCCTACAAAGTAAATACATGCAAACAGAGTTAGCAATTCAATACATTCCAGACATATTCACACAAGTATAGACGATGTATATGAGGATAAAGGTACAGgagtatacaaaaaaaattgattttttctttttctttactgttTTCTTTCATGTTTCTGAAAGTTGTGGAAAATGTTGGGTGTTggttatttgcaaaaaaattgtcaaGTTCTTAGTGCATATGGGGGTTTGGGGGATTTGCCTTGGGGGCCTACCCTTAGCCCACAACTAGACACTTGTGTCTGAATTCAGAGGCAGAGCTTATCTGGCAAGAAAATAGaacttaaatatttacatatttttttcttcttttcacagTGGGTTAAAGGAGGTAACAGATTTATCCAGGTTTCGGATGCTAAAGTTCTTGTGGCTCAATCATAATAAGGTAAAACATTGAACATTGAACTGTTTATGCTAGCTGTTTTGGACTATTTCCCTTTATGGAAGTTGAGGTTTGAAATGGCAGCAAGGATCTGGACTGTACTGATAAATGCAGTAGGCAGGAAAGCATCATACCTACAGGTttaaatactatggggcagatttatttgtgttttctatgaaaaatttttttgaggttaaataaaaaacttgaatttttcaagatatattataCCCCTACTCTGGAAAtagttagaatctgaaaatacaccagctaaaacccgTTGAGGTCATGTTGGAGTCAATGGCAATGGCCCcttgatccatttgaagatgttaatagccttcatgatgttctagTTCAAAAATTATCTAGTATCGAAGGTTGCATTTTAAACTCTAAAAtgcatcctttgataaataaccccctatagtggagtacagttttattattgaaAACTAAAAAAGATCTGAAATAGTACAGAAGAGAAACAGTGTAGAGAATTGTCTTCCAATTACGAGACAAGCATACATGCtacatcagggccgccatcaggggggtacagggggtacacctgtaccgggcccggggctaaaggggggcccggctgtgctgaagACCCGAAGTCGCGCCGAAAATTGGATGTGGAGAAGTGCAAAGTTAGGGATTATCTGCAAGTTCCACTATCAGTAAACTCAATTTCAAgctgtgacacaatgcacaaCTGAAGTTTTCATCAGCAGTATGAAATTTgcagacgatccctaactctgCAATCTCGCCCTGCCCCAGTGCTTTTCAGCCAATGACAGCGTCTCCCTTCCTTATGTCCCGCCCCTGTAAGCACACGGTTCCTCTTTGGGCTCTTTTCTTTATGACACAGAGAGAGTTGAGTGGCAGCATCCTGGAGCTTGCAGAGAAACAGAACATGAGGGAGACAAAGCAGTTATGTGTATGTTGTGCTTAATATTTGCCTAACTATGACTCTTTGTAGTGTGATATATTTAACTACCACAGACCCTGTGTACAGAGTTTGCCTAGTGCTGGTATCAGTAGAAACCTGGATCctgttatatacagtgtgtgcaatgcccacttatacaatgattttttttgtaggggggccctggcactgatagttttttttaacttatgggggggccctgaccaccaatgtttttttagaaaacatttacggggcccctggtgccaatagtttttttttttaacttatgggggggtcctgaccaccaatgcttttttataaaacatttatggggcccctggtgcaaatagtttttttttttaacttataggggggcctgaccaccaatgcttttttaaaaaacatttatggggcccctggtgccagtagttttttttttaacttatgggggggccctgaccactaatgttttttttaaaaaacttttatgtgggacacctgtcgccaattttttttgttttttaaattataagggggccctgaccaccaatggcttttttttgtgagtggggggtttaccattttaagCAGTTGTGtctttgtggacattttactgtggtgtgggcgggatctgcggTGGGCCTTGGGGGTGGGCGGGGAccggggggcccagaaaattttgctgtacggggccccatgatttctgatggcagccc is a window from the Xenopus laevis strain J_2021 chromosome 6L, Xenopus_laevis_v10.1, whole genome shotgun sequence genome containing:
- the LOC108718857 gene encoding pre-mRNA-splicing factor syf2-like isoform X2, which produces MANAVKAAGKDIEKTEVSPREESAPASAEDLAAQKREARLRKFRELHLKTNEARKLNHQEVVEEDKRQKLPSNWEARKSRLEWQLKEEEKKRECAANGVDYERAKLLEISAEDAERWERKKKRKNPDLGFSDYAAAQLRQYQRLTKQIKPDMEEYKVEKEKQGEMFYPTSDSLYHGTHVPSQSGIDRMVTDLEKQIEKREKYSRRRAYNDDADIDYINERNAKFNKKAERFYGKYTAEIKQNLERGTAV
- the LOC108718857 gene encoding pre-mRNA-splicing factor syf2-like isoform X1, coding for MANAVKAAGKDIEKTEVGVVQNRRGALVFIGLHYGTYSCPCKSYISKDPWVSPREESAPASAEDLAAQKREARLRKFRELHLKTNEARKLNHQEVVEEDKRQKLPSNWEARKSRLEWQLKEEEKKRECAANGVDYERAKLLEISAEDAERWERKKKRKNPDLGFSDYAAAQLRQYQRLTKQIKPDMEEYKVEKEKQGEMFYPTSDSLYHGTHVPSQSGIDRMVTDLEKQIEKREKYSRRRAYNDDADIDYINERNAKFNKKAERFYGKYTAEIKQNLERGTAV
- the LOC108718857 gene encoding pre-mRNA-splicing factor syf2-like isoform X3 gives rise to the protein MLLNVSPREESAPASAEDLAAQKREARLRKFRELHLKTNEARKLNHQEVVEEDKRQKLPSNWEARKSRLEWQLKEEEKKRECAANGVDYERAKLLEISAEDAERWERKKKRKNPDLGFSDYAAAQLRQYQRLTKQIKPDMEEYKVEKEKQGEMFYPTSDSLYHGTHVPSQSGIDRMVTDLEKQIEKREKYSRRRAYNDDADIDYINERNAKFNKKAERFYGKYTAEIKQNLERGTAV